In a single window of the Pseudoxanthomonas sp. F37 genome:
- a CDS encoding PAS-domain containing protein, whose amino-acid sequence MLSIGIVVLAGLLWLGVLFGSALYAERHPRVLAVQWPYIYALSLAVYCTSWTFFGTVTQAARYGWPLPPTFVGTILLYVFGAFLLVRLVRMARESNATSLADLIATRLGKDGWLAATVTLVAALGLIPYIALQLKAVAMSFALLTRSPGNDALPAWQDSALYVALAMAVFAMLFGTRRASAAEHNRGLVLAMAFESLFKLAAMLALGVFVWWGLPELPEVPAVQAPPSTTYGFLPLVALGVLAMFTLPHQVHVGVVECRDERHVRTARWLFPLYMVLMAAPLLPLARAGGAMFGDAVPSDLYVLALPLSQGQQGLALLAFLGGLSAATGMVVVSTLTLSLMIGNHWLAPGLLRGGWLRGTGGDLRGAVLAQRRIGIVAVMLLAWAYSRLIAGNDALADVGAVSFSALATLAPALGFAIWRPQTPPRAVIAGIVAAFAVWVWLLLLPVTMDARGVAPAWLQAGPFGIAGLSPDGFFGLTGWSRLGRAVGVSLFLGTAVTLLVMGWRGTAPRRLDSRGFDAKTLRDAGRRFLPRERVEELLADAPRSGPVPGAIEARLERELSAVLGSASARLLLDAARRESGDLDTVAAIVGEVSQDLRFNQQVLEAALQNMSQGISVIDREQRLVAWNRRYAQMFGFPSELLQVGRPIADLTRWALQRMPQRGQDERALDRRLAFMRAGTPHLTERVFPDGSIVEIRGNPMPGGGFVATYTDVTASRQAERELKQANETLEQRVAERTALLETAKREAEHANDAKSRFLTAIGHDLLQPLHAAQLFTDALSQQLPEQRQRDTALQVRGALDSTTDLLTGLLDMSRLEAGGLVPEPRDLPLMDVLEPLASEFRVLARERGLSFAMVPTRAWVHTDPQLLRRILQNFLANAVRYTARGGVRLGVRRRGARLRVEVWDTGPGIAEAEQRRIFEEFRRGDDVPGQGLGLGLSIADRIAMLLDAPLSLRSRVGHGAVFAVDLVRVAPPVATPSLAGKPGLAGRHVLAVDNDPDALEALRQVLMGWGCSVATASDGAAADAALRARAADLWLFDYHLDAGDTGVALAERLRAAHGQRPCLILSADQTEAVRRAVRDADLPLLAKPVRPLALKSVLDRLLVARAM is encoded by the coding sequence ATGCTGAGCATCGGTATCGTGGTGCTGGCGGGGCTGCTCTGGCTGGGCGTGCTGTTCGGCTCGGCGCTGTATGCCGAGCGCCACCCGCGCGTGCTGGCGGTGCAGTGGCCGTACATCTACGCGCTGTCGCTCGCCGTCTACTGCACGTCGTGGACGTTCTTCGGCACGGTGACCCAGGCCGCGCGCTACGGGTGGCCGCTGCCTCCCACCTTCGTCGGCACCATCCTGCTGTACGTGTTCGGCGCGTTCCTGCTGGTGCGGTTGGTACGGATGGCGCGCGAGTCCAATGCCACCTCGCTGGCCGACCTGATCGCCACGCGGCTGGGCAAGGACGGGTGGCTGGCGGCCACCGTCACCCTGGTCGCCGCGCTGGGACTGATCCCCTACATCGCGCTGCAGTTGAAGGCGGTGGCGATGAGCTTCGCGCTGCTGACGCGCTCGCCGGGCAACGACGCGCTGCCCGCCTGGCAGGACAGCGCGCTGTACGTGGCGCTGGCGATGGCGGTGTTCGCGATGCTGTTCGGCACGCGCCGCGCGAGTGCGGCCGAACACAACCGCGGCCTGGTCCTGGCGATGGCGTTCGAGTCGCTGTTCAAGCTGGCGGCGATGCTGGCGCTGGGCGTGTTCGTCTGGTGGGGCCTGCCCGAACTGCCCGAGGTGCCCGCCGTGCAGGCACCGCCGTCCACCACCTACGGCTTTCTGCCGCTGGTGGCATTGGGCGTGCTGGCGATGTTCACCCTGCCGCACCAGGTGCACGTGGGCGTGGTGGAATGCCGCGACGAGCGCCATGTGCGCACGGCGCGCTGGCTGTTCCCGCTGTACATGGTGCTGATGGCCGCGCCCCTGCTGCCGCTGGCGCGCGCGGGCGGCGCGATGTTCGGCGATGCGGTGCCGTCCGACCTCTACGTGCTGGCGCTGCCGCTGTCGCAGGGGCAGCAGGGCCTGGCACTGCTCGCGTTCCTCGGCGGCCTCAGCGCCGCGACCGGCATGGTGGTGGTCAGCACGCTGACGCTCAGCCTGATGATCGGCAACCACTGGCTGGCGCCGGGCCTGTTGCGCGGCGGCTGGCTGCGCGGCACCGGTGGCGACCTGCGCGGCGCGGTGCTGGCGCAGCGGCGCATCGGCATCGTCGCGGTGATGTTGCTGGCGTGGGCGTACAGCCGGCTGATCGCGGGCAACGATGCGCTGGCCGATGTGGGAGCGGTGTCGTTCTCGGCGCTGGCGACGCTGGCACCGGCACTGGGCTTCGCCATCTGGCGGCCGCAGACGCCGCCGCGCGCGGTGATCGCCGGCATCGTGGCGGCATTCGCCGTGTGGGTGTGGCTGCTGCTGCTGCCGGTGACGATGGACGCGCGCGGCGTGGCGCCGGCCTGGCTGCAGGCTGGCCCGTTCGGCATTGCCGGGCTCTCGCCCGATGGTTTCTTCGGATTGACCGGATGGAGCCGGCTGGGCCGCGCGGTGGGCGTCAGCCTGTTCCTGGGCACGGCGGTGACGTTGCTGGTGATGGGCTGGCGCGGCACGGCCCCGCGCAGGCTCGACAGCCGCGGTTTCGATGCCAAGACCCTGCGCGATGCCGGCCGCCGCTTCCTGCCGCGCGAACGCGTGGAGGAACTGCTGGCCGATGCGCCGCGCAGCGGCCCGGTGCCCGGCGCGATCGAGGCGCGCCTGGAGCGCGAACTGTCGGCCGTGCTGGGCTCGGCTTCGGCACGCCTGCTGCTGGATGCCGCGCGACGCGAGAGCGGTGACCTGGACACGGTGGCCGCCATCGTCGGCGAAGTCTCCCAGGACCTGCGCTTCAACCAGCAGGTGCTGGAAGCCGCGCTGCAGAACATGAGCCAGGGCATCAGCGTGATCGACCGCGAGCAGCGGCTGGTGGCATGGAACCGCCGCTATGCGCAGATGTTCGGTTTCCCGTCCGAACTGCTGCAGGTCGGGCGTCCCATCGCCGACCTCACGCGATGGGCCCTGCAACGCATGCCGCAGCGCGGGCAGGACGAACGGGCGCTGGACCGGCGGCTGGCCTTCATGCGCGCCGGCACGCCGCACCTGACCGAGCGCGTGTTTCCCGACGGCAGCATCGTGGAGATCCGCGGCAATCCCATGCCGGGCGGCGGCTTCGTGGCCACGTACACCGACGTGACCGCCTCGCGCCAGGCCGAGCGCGAACTCAAGCAGGCCAACGAGACCCTGGAGCAGCGCGTGGCCGAGCGCACCGCACTGCTGGAAACGGCCAAGCGCGAGGCCGAGCATGCGAACGATGCCAAGAGCCGCTTCCTGACCGCGATCGGCCACGACCTGCTGCAGCCCTTGCACGCTGCGCAGCTGTTCACCGACGCGCTGTCGCAGCAGCTGCCGGAACAGCGCCAGCGCGACACCGCTCTGCAGGTGCGCGGCGCGCTGGATTCCACCACCGACCTGCTGACCGGCCTGCTGGACATGTCGCGGCTGGAGGCCGGCGGGCTGGTCCCCGAGCCGCGCGACCTGCCGCTGATGGACGTGCTGGAGCCGCTGGCGTCGGAATTCCGCGTACTGGCACGCGAGCGCGGCCTGTCGTTCGCGATGGTGCCCACCCGTGCCTGGGTGCACACCGATCCGCAGCTGCTGCGCCGCATCCTGCAGAACTTCCTGGCCAATGCCGTGCGCTACACCGCACGCGGCGGCGTGCGGCTGGGCGTACGTCGTCGTGGCGCTCGCCTGCGCGTGGAGGTGTGGGATACCGGGCCGGGCATCGCCGAGGCCGAGCAGCGGCGGATCTTCGAGGAATTCCGCCGCGGCGACGACGTGCCGGGGCAGGGCCTGGGACTGGGCCTGTCGATCGCCGACCGCATCGCCATGCTGCTGGACGCGCCCCTGTCGCTGCGCAGCCGGGTCGGGCACGGCGCCGTCTTCGCGGTCGACCTGGTGCGGGTGGCGCCTCCCGTGGCGACGCCTTCACTGGCCGGCAAGCCCGGCCTGGCCGGCCGCCATGTGCTGGCGGTGGACAACGATCCCGACGCGCTCGAGGCATTGCGCCAGGTGCTCATGGGGTGGGGATGCAGCGTGGCGACCGCCAGCGATGGCGCAGCTGCCGACGCTGCGTTGCGCGCACGGGCCGCGGACCTGTGGCTGTTCGACTATCACCTGGATGCCGGCGACACCGGCGTCGCGCTGGCCGAACGCCTGCGTGCCGCGCATGGGCAACGTCCGTGCCTGATCCTGAGCGCCGACCAGACCGAGGCGGTACGCCGCGCGGTACGCGACGCCGACCTGCCGCTGCTGGCCAAGCCGGTACGGCCGCTGGCGCTGAAGTCGGTGCTGGACCGCTTGCTGGTGGCGCGGGCGATGTGA
- a CDS encoding 8-oxo-dGTP diphosphatase yields the protein MPYTPIVATLGYVLSPDRSQVLLIHRNARPDDLHLGKYNGLGGKIERDEDVVAGMRREIHEEAGIDCEAMTLRGTISWPGFGKHGEDWLGFVFLITTYSGTPFERNPEGTLEWVPVEKIMELPLWDGDRHFLPLVFDEDPRGFHGVMPYRDGRMVSWGYSRI from the coding sequence ATGCCCTACACCCCCATCGTCGCCACCCTCGGCTATGTGCTGTCGCCCGATCGTTCGCAGGTGCTGCTGATCCATCGCAATGCGCGCCCGGACGACCTGCACCTGGGCAAGTACAACGGCCTGGGCGGCAAGATCGAGCGCGACGAGGACGTGGTGGCCGGCATGCGCCGCGAGATCCACGAGGAGGCCGGCATCGACTGCGAGGCGATGACGCTGCGCGGCACCATCAGCTGGCCGGGCTTCGGCAAGCACGGCGAGGACTGGCTGGGCTTCGTCTTCCTCATCACCACGTACAGCGGCACACCGTTCGAGCGCAATCCGGAAGGCACGCTGGAATGGGTGCCGGTGGAGAAGATCATGGAGTTGCCCCTGTGGGACGGGGATCGCCACTTTCTGCCGCTGGTGTTCGACGAGGACCCGCGCGGCTTCCACGGGGTCATGCCGTACCGCGACGGCCGCATGGTGTCGTGGGGCTACTCGCGCATCTGA
- a CDS encoding DUF1800 domain-containing protein gives MARYTLPWRRFAARGPVRRAAGGPALRAGAETDAPVPRRKADLTAQVRQRLNRLYGWKGGERPSPKDTTPAPEAVAAGSGGRVMMGQSHPRLLTMARPPFAVQALNNLSYGATAASIAEFNALGSTDRQRLANWVDWQLDWDAIDDSAVSNRLNAAGYTTLGKSLTQLWADHVLPDPEHSIRMRPANEVQRAAFVRAVYSRRQLREVLVNFWHDHFNVLGTDFSVGPVFVHYDRDVIRANAKGNFRTMLEGVAQSTAMLYYLDNISNSRSGPNENFARELLELHTLGAENYLGFMDPFQVPPCPEDPAYPIGYTDIDVYETSAAFTGWSAKNGHWQFPSENDGTFVYRQSWHDAGPKFLLGMLIYPEQPAMKDGRDVLDRLASHPRVAKFICKKLIRRFISDTPKQALIDSAAAIFRANWQAPDQIERVMRHILNSDDFINSFGQKNRRPFDAAVAAMRALGGDWTLRPDHGRSNDFMWLYGFTGHAPYNWPAPNGYPDTGLAWSGSNSFAMTWRVLGWLTETRDGEVPLHPIVDTTRANVPVANWTANNLVTWWCTRLLGYQPQAARKQALVAFMAQNGDPNTYVIADTNTWQGSDLKRHYNHERLRSLVALILLTPEFMSR, from the coding sequence ATGGCGCGCTATACCCTTCCGTGGCGCCGGTTCGCTGCGCGCGGGCCCGTCCGCCGCGCCGCGGGCGGCCCGGCCCTCCGCGCCGGCGCGGAGACCGACGCACCGGTGCCGCGGCGCAAGGCCGACCTCACCGCCCAGGTCCGCCAGCGACTGAACCGCCTGTACGGCTGGAAGGGCGGCGAACGGCCCAGTCCCAAGGACACGACGCCCGCGCCTGAGGCCGTCGCCGCCGGCAGCGGCGGCCGCGTGATGATGGGCCAGTCCCATCCGCGCCTGCTGACGATGGCGCGTCCGCCTTTTGCCGTGCAGGCCCTGAACAACCTCAGCTATGGTGCCACCGCCGCCAGCATCGCCGAATTCAACGCACTGGGCAGTACCGACCGCCAGCGTCTGGCCAACTGGGTGGACTGGCAGCTGGACTGGGACGCCATCGACGACAGTGCGGTCAGCAACCGCCTCAACGCGGCCGGCTACACCACCCTCGGCAAGTCGCTGACCCAGCTGTGGGCCGACCATGTGTTGCCGGACCCCGAGCACAGCATCCGCATGCGTCCGGCCAACGAGGTGCAGCGCGCGGCCTTCGTGCGCGCGGTGTACTCGCGCCGGCAGCTGCGCGAAGTGCTGGTGAACTTCTGGCACGACCACTTCAACGTGCTGGGCACCGACTTCAGCGTCGGCCCGGTGTTCGTGCACTACGACCGCGACGTGATCCGCGCCAACGCCAAGGGCAATTTCCGCACGATGCTGGAAGGCGTGGCGCAGAGCACGGCGATGCTCTATTACCTGGACAACATCAGCAATTCTCGTTCGGGCCCGAACGAGAACTTCGCCCGCGAACTGCTGGAACTGCACACTCTGGGCGCGGAGAACTACCTGGGCTTCATGGACCCGTTCCAGGTGCCGCCCTGCCCCGAGGACCCGGCCTACCCGATCGGCTACACCGACATCGATGTGTACGAGACATCGGCGGCCTTCACCGGCTGGTCGGCCAAGAACGGGCACTGGCAGTTCCCCAGCGAGAACGACGGTACCTTCGTCTACCGGCAGTCCTGGCACGATGCCGGCCCCAAGTTCCTGCTCGGCATGCTGATCTATCCCGAACAGCCGGCGATGAAGGACGGCCGCGACGTGCTGGACCGGCTGGCCAGCCATCCGCGCGTGGCCAAGTTCATCTGCAAGAAGCTGATCCGACGCTTCATCAGCGACACACCGAAGCAGGCGCTGATCGACAGCGCCGCGGCGATCTTCCGCGCGAACTGGCAGGCGCCGGACCAGATCGAACGGGTGATGCGCCACATCCTGAACTCCGATGATTTCATCAACAGCTTCGGCCAGAAGAACCGCCGCCCCTTCGATGCCGCGGTGGCGGCGATGCGCGCGCTGGGCGGCGACTGGACGCTGCGCCCGGACCACGGCCGCAGCAACGACTTCATGTGGTTGTACGGCTTCACCGGCCATGCGCCGTACAACTGGCCGGCACCGAACGGGTATCCGGACACCGGCCTGGCATGGTCGGGCTCCAACTCCTTCGCCATGACCTGGCGCGTGCTGGGCTGGCTGACCGAGACCCGGGACGGCGAGGTACCGCTGCATCCGATCGTCGACACCACGCGCGCCAACGTGCCGGTCGCCAACTGGACCGCGAACAACCTGGTCACCTGGTGGTGCACCCGCCTGCTGGGCTACCAGCCCCAAGCGGCGCGCAAGCAGGCGCTGGTGGCATTCATGGCGCAGAACGGCGACCCCAACACCTATGTCATCGCCGACACCAACACCTGGCAGGGCAGCGACCTGAAACGGCACTACAACCACGAGCGCCTGCGCAGCCTGGTGGCGCTGATCCTGCTGACTCCCGAATTCATGAGCCGCTGA
- a CDS encoding TonB-dependent receptor, whose translation MKRKHLSLAIGCVLLSSVPVAWAQEAAPAGDTPAANATTLDSVKVTARKREETLQDVPVAVTAFTPETLDKLNIKDLGDLDAQVPNLTVYAARGSTSTVTAYIRGVGQADPLWGVDPGVGIYLDDVYIARPQGALLDVFDVERIEVLRGPQGTLYGKNTIGGAIKYISRGLPQETTGFASVTVGNYNQLDVKAALGGEIGGKDSGLRGRVSVASMNRDGFGENKLNGQQVSDKEINAVRLQLGAYSQDDFDVQFAFDYLDDQSGVRGGKLLSANTSATANFLFPGLSAYTPMDSRYDIYSAMPNVNDTEMKGLSATVNWRPNDDWAFKYIVAKRESDTETNIDFDMTPFPVADVKAFYSDSQVTNEVQANYDAGGRARGVVGIYHFDGDAGGQVLNNFFGLSFGDTQGVVNTSSLSVYTDWTFDLTDRLKLDVGARYTDEDKHAVAYNIGYTDATFTVPNGVVAANFDKTINFKNVSPKVSLDYQITPDIMVYGLASRGFKSGGYNIRANTTAVPRSGEPFDDEQVDSFEVGSKMSFLDQRLFLNLSAFHNKYEDIQLSVFTQYIDGNGNPQFFGDFTNAGKGTVNGVEVEYQFLPTQHWLISGNLAWLDAKYDEFITGGVNVADSQYFTNAPEFSGALNVEYRTDLANGGNLSARVTYSYQSEVYPTTDLSEAIKQPGYGLLGAGVVWRANDAWSFSLQGTNLTDEEYRTTGYNLQAALGVLSGFYGPPRQYSLTARYDF comes from the coding sequence ATGAAGCGCAAGCATCTGAGCCTGGCCATCGGCTGCGTCCTGTTGTCGTCCGTGCCGGTGGCATGGGCGCAGGAGGCCGCGCCGGCCGGCGACACGCCAGCCGCCAACGCCACCACGCTGGATTCGGTCAAGGTCACCGCACGCAAGCGCGAAGAGACCCTGCAGGACGTGCCGGTGGCCGTCACCGCGTTCACGCCGGAAACCCTGGACAAGCTGAACATCAAGGACCTGGGCGACCTGGACGCGCAGGTGCCCAACCTGACCGTGTACGCGGCGCGTGGCTCCACCAGCACCGTCACCGCCTACATCCGCGGCGTGGGCCAGGCCGATCCGCTGTGGGGCGTGGACCCGGGCGTGGGCATCTATCTGGACGACGTCTACATCGCCCGTCCCCAGGGCGCGTTGCTGGACGTGTTCGACGTGGAGCGCATCGAGGTGCTGCGCGGTCCGCAGGGCACCCTGTACGGCAAGAACACCATCGGCGGCGCCATCAAGTACATCTCGCGCGGCCTGCCGCAGGAGACCACGGGCTTCGCCTCGGTCACCGTGGGCAACTACAACCAGCTGGACGTGAAGGCGGCGCTGGGCGGCGAGATCGGCGGCAAGGACAGCGGCCTGCGCGGCCGCGTGTCGGTGGCCAGCATGAACCGCGACGGCTTCGGCGAGAACAAGCTCAACGGCCAGCAGGTCAGCGACAAGGAGATCAATGCGGTCCGCCTGCAGCTGGGGGCGTACTCGCAGGACGATTTCGACGTGCAGTTCGCGTTCGACTATCTTGACGACCAGTCCGGCGTGCGCGGCGGCAAGCTGTTGTCGGCCAACACCAGTGCGACGGCGAACTTCCTGTTCCCGGGGTTGTCGGCCTATACCCCGATGGACAGCCGCTACGACATCTACAGCGCGATGCCCAATGTCAACGACACCGAGATGAAGGGGCTGTCGGCGACCGTGAACTGGCGTCCCAACGACGACTGGGCGTTCAAGTACATCGTCGCCAAGCGCGAGTCGGATACCGAGACCAACATCGATTTCGACATGACGCCGTTCCCGGTCGCGGACGTGAAGGCGTTCTACAGCGACAGCCAGGTGACCAACGAAGTGCAGGCCAACTACGATGCCGGCGGTCGTGCGCGCGGCGTGGTCGGTATCTACCATTTCGATGGCGATGCTGGTGGCCAGGTGCTGAACAACTTCTTCGGCCTGAGCTTCGGCGACACCCAGGGCGTGGTGAATACCAGCAGCCTGTCCGTCTATACCGACTGGACGTTCGACCTGACCGATCGCCTGAAGCTGGACGTCGGCGCCCGCTACACCGACGAGGACAAGCATGCGGTGGCCTACAACATCGGCTATACCGATGCCACCTTCACGGTTCCCAACGGCGTGGTGGCCGCGAACTTCGACAAGACCATCAACTTCAAGAACGTCTCGCCGAAGGTCTCGCTGGACTACCAGATCACGCCCGACATCATGGTCTACGGCCTGGCCTCGCGCGGCTTCAAGTCCGGCGGCTACAACATCCGCGCCAATACCACGGCGGTGCCGCGCTCGGGCGAGCCGTTCGACGACGAGCAGGTCGACAGCTTCGAGGTCGGCAGCAAGATGTCCTTCCTCGACCAGCGCCTGTTCCTGAACCTGTCGGCATTCCACAACAAGTACGAGGACATCCAGCTGTCGGTGTTCACCCAGTACATCGACGGCAACGGAAACCCGCAGTTCTTCGGCGACTTCACCAACGCCGGCAAGGGCACGGTGAACGGCGTGGAGGTGGAGTACCAGTTCCTGCCCACCCAGCACTGGCTGATCAGCGGCAACCTGGCCTGGCTGGATGCCAAGTACGACGAGTTCATCACCGGCGGCGTCAATGTCGCCGACAGCCAGTACTTCACCAACGCCCCGGAATTCTCCGGCGCACTCAACGTGGAGTACCGCACCGATCTCGCGAACGGGGGCAACCTCTCCGCGCGGGTGACCTACTCCTACCAGTCCGAGGTCTATCCCACCACCGACCTCAGCGAGGCGATCAAGCAGCCCGGCTACGGCCTGCTCGGTGCAGGCGTGGTCTGGCGCGCGAACGACGCATGGTCGTTCTCGCTGCAGGGGACCAATCTGACCGACGAGGAATACCGCACCACCGGTTACAACCTGCAGGCGGCGCTGGGCGTCCTGTCCGGCTTCTACGGTCCGCCGCGCCAGTACAGCCTGACCGCGCGCTACGACTTCTGA
- a CDS encoding GntP family permease: MSFLIVLAALCFLMFVAYRGYSVILFAPIAALGAVLLTDPSLVAPMFTGLFMDKMVGFLKLYFPVFLLGAVFGKLIEISGFSKAIVKATIKVVGAQRAMLSIVLVCALLTYGGVSLFVVVFAVYPFAAELFRQSDIPKRLVPGTIALGAFTFTMDALPGTPQIQNIIPTSFFGTTGWAAPVLGTIGGVFILIVGMSYLEWRRRVAARNGEGYAGGAELRNEPEPFNGDRLAHPLIAILPLLLVGVANFLFTRWIPGFYGDSQSFVPAVIGNPAPVVQEISKVAAIWAVQGALLVGIVSVIAFAWKPVFASFAEGTKSAIGGALLASMNTASEYGFGAVIAALPGFLVVANALQAIPNPLVNEAISVTALAGITGSASGGMSIALAAMADSFIANANAAGIPMEVLHRVASMASGGMDTLPHNGAVITLLAVTGLSHRQSYKDIFAITLIKTAAVFVVIGTFYATGLV; encoded by the coding sequence ATGTCGTTCCTGATCGTGCTGGCCGCGCTGTGCTTCCTGATGTTCGTGGCCTACCGCGGCTACAGCGTCATCCTGTTCGCGCCCATCGCGGCGCTGGGCGCGGTGCTGCTGACCGATCCCTCGCTGGTGGCGCCCATGTTCACCGGCCTGTTCATGGACAAGATGGTCGGCTTCCTGAAGCTGTACTTCCCGGTGTTCCTGCTGGGCGCGGTGTTCGGCAAGCTGATCGAGATCTCGGGCTTCTCCAAGGCGATAGTGAAAGCCACCATCAAGGTGGTCGGCGCGCAGCGCGCCATGCTGTCCATCGTGCTGGTGTGCGCGCTGCTGACCTACGGCGGCGTGTCGCTGTTCGTGGTGGTGTTCGCGGTGTACCCGTTCGCGGCGGAACTGTTCCGCCAGAGCGATATCCCCAAGCGGCTGGTGCCGGGCACCATCGCACTGGGCGCCTTCACCTTCACCATGGATGCACTGCCGGGCACGCCGCAGATCCAGAACATCATCCCGACGTCGTTCTTCGGCACCACCGGCTGGGCCGCGCCGGTGCTGGGCACGATCGGCGGCGTGTTCATCCTGATCGTCGGCATGAGCTACCTGGAATGGCGCCGCCGGGTGGCCGCGCGCAATGGCGAGGGCTATGCCGGCGGCGCGGAACTGCGCAACGAGCCGGAGCCCTTCAACGGCGACCGCCTGGCGCATCCGCTGATCGCGATCCTGCCGCTGCTGCTGGTGGGCGTGGCCAACTTCCTGTTCACCCGCTGGATTCCCGGCTTCTACGGCGACAGCCAATCCTTCGTGCCTGCCGTCATCGGCAACCCCGCGCCCGTGGTGCAGGAAATCTCGAAGGTCGCCGCCATCTGGGCCGTGCAGGGCGCGCTGCTGGTGGGCATCGTCTCGGTGATCGCGTTCGCGTGGAAGCCGGTGTTCGCCAGTTTCGCAGAAGGCACGAAGAGCGCCATCGGCGGCGCATTGCTGGCCTCGATGAACACGGCATCGGAATACGGGTTCGGTGCCGTCATCGCCGCCCTGCCGGGCTTCCTGGTGGTGGCCAATGCGTTACAGGCCATCCCTAACCCACTGGTCAACGAGGCGATCTCGGTCACCGCGCTGGCCGGCATCACCGGTTCGGCCTCGGGCGGCATGAGCATTGCGCTGGCGGCGATGGCCGACAGCTTCATCGCCAACGCGAACGCGGCCGGCATCCCGATGGAGGTGCTGCACCGCGTGGCCTCGATGGCCTCCGGCGGCATGGACACCCTGCCCCACAATGGTGCGGTGATCACCTTGCTGGCCGTCACCGGCCTGAGCCACCGGCAGTCGTACAAGGACATCTTCGCCATCACCCTGATCAAGACCGCGGCCGTGTTCGTGGTGATCGGCACGTTCTACGCCACCGGCCTGGTCTGA